TTCTGCGGCGTCGGGTCGCGGCGGAACACGTCCCACAGCGCGCGCTTGAGCGTCAGGTGGTTCGCGACCACGATGCCCGTGTCCTCGAACGCGTGCCAGAGCGGCTCGTACCGGGCGTCGTGGTAGTCGGGCATGCCGATCTCGCTCGGGAAGTTCGGGATCTGGATCGAGCGCGCCCCGAGCCCGGCGAGCCGGTGGATCTCGGCCACCGCGTAGTCGATGTCGATGAGCGGGAGCTGGTAGGTGATGAGGATGCGCTTCGGGTCGATGGACGCGAACTGGTGGAGCGTGTCGTTGTACGCCGTCGCGCACTCCTTCCAGTGCTCGCCGACGCAGTAGACCTTGCTCGTGAAGTCGAACTCCGAGTACATCACCTCGCACTGCACGCCGTCCGCGTCCATCGCGGCGAGGCGCGCCTTCGAGTCGAAGTAGCCCGGGTGGCGCGCGGCCTCGAGATCGACGAAGTCCTCGAGCTCGAGCTTGCCGCCGGCGCGGTCCTCCTCGCCCATGCGGTCGAACTTCGCCATGCCGGCGTCCCACGCGGCGTGGTACTTCGAGGCGAGGTTCTGCTTCACCTGGTCGGACGTGATCACGCAGTGCGAATCGGCGGAGAAGAGTCGCTGGTCGGCCATGATGGATCCTCCTGGAGGTGGCGACGAGCCGTCGGTGGGGGATACTAAAGCAGCTTTTCTATCTGGGAAAGCGATTTTCGTATCCGGCCCCGACCGACACCGAGGAGCGCGCCCGTGACCGGAGTCTCTCACGTCATCCGCCACCTGATCGCGGTTTCCGCCGCCCTGCGCGTCGCGATCACGGAGGGGCTCGTCGAGCGCGGGCACCGGCTCACGCCCTCGGTCACGGAGCTCGTTCCGAACCTGCCGGCCGAAGGCCTCGGCATGTCGGCGCTCGCGGAGCGGGCGGGCGTGAGCGTGCAGCGGGCCGGCCAGCTCGTCGCCCAGCTCGAGGCCGACGGCTACGTCGAGCGCGTTGCCGACCCGGCCGACGGCCGCGCGCGGCGCGTCGTGTACACGCGGCGCGGGAGGAAGCTGCTCACCGACATCGACGCGCTGCTCGACGAGGCGACCGACCAGCTCGTCGGCATCCTGGGGAAGGCGCGCTACGAGCGTCTGCTGCGCGACCTCGCCGACCTCGACGCCGCGCTCGCCGACTCGGAGCGCGGCCTGCGGATGTCGGGGCGGTAGCGCGGGTCGGTGGGCTCGCGGAGCGGCGCGAGCAGGTCCTCGAGCCCGTTCGCCTTGATCTCGTAGAGCGTCGCGAGGAGCACGCCGAGCCGCCCGCGCGGGAATCCCTGCTTGCGGAACCAGACGACGTAGGGCTCGGGCAGGTCGACGAGGCGGCGGCCCGCATAACGTCCGAACGGCATGCGCATGCGCGCCAGCTCGACGAGCAGCGACGGGTCGGGAGCCGTGTCGCGCGGGCCGCGTTCGTCGCTCGCGCTCATGCATCCTCCCGCGCTCGCGTCGGCTCGCGTCGGGTCGCGTCGGGTCGCCGAGGTCGGCGGCGGCCCGCGCGGGTCGCCGCCGACTCGCGGCGACGCGGTCCGCATCCGCCGCCGGCGGCTCGTACGGATCGCGGTTGCTAGCCTCGCGCCGTGTCGTCGACGCGGGTGCAGCCGGATCTTCGCACGCTGCTCCTGCGCAGCCACGCCGGCCTGCTCGCGGCGCAGGCCGTCCTCGTCCCCGTCTCGTTCCTGCTCGCGTCGGTCTCGCCCTTCGGGCTCGTGCAGCCCGAGGAGACGGCGGTGTTCGACGGGCTCGGGCTCGCGGGAGCGTCGCGGCTCGCGGAGGCGTGGCTCGCGCGGCCCGCGGCGCGCGGCGCGCTCTTCGTCGCGTGGCTCGCGCTCGCGACCGCACCGGCGCTCGTCGCGTTGCGCGCGCTCGCCCGGCGCGCGTCCGAGGCCGACGACGCGCTCGTCCGCGACCTCGCGCGCTGGACGCGTCGCCACGCCCTCCTTCCGCTCCTCGTGCTCCCGATGGGCGCCCTCGATCTGTGGATCTGCCTCGTGTGGGGACGCATGGTCGTCGCGGGCGGGAGCCCGTACTACGACCTGCCCACGCCCGCGGCGCTGAAGGGCATCCCGCTCGCTCCGTTCGATCACTTCTCGCCCTACGGCCCGCTCTCGACCTGGATCGACGCGGCGCTCGCGTTCGTCGCGGGCGGCAGCCCCGTCGCGCTGTTCCTGCTCCACAAGGCGTCGTTCGCGGCGGCCTGGCTCGCGACGCTCGCGCTGATCGACCGCGCGCTCGCCGCCGCGTCGGCGGAGCGCCGCGCGCAGGCGATGCTCGTGTTCGGCTGGCTCCCGATCGGCTGGCTCTACTGGGTCGGCGAAGGGCACAACGACGGCTTCATGATCGCGCCGCTCGTCGCGTGGCTCGTCCTGCTGCGCGAAGGGCGCCACGCGCTCGCGCTCCCGTCGCTCGTCGCGTCGATCGCCGCGAAGTACGCGACGGCACCCTTCCTCGCGCTCGAGCTGTGGGCGGCCGCGCGCATGCCGCGCGAGCGCCGGCGCGGCTACGCCGTCGCCGCCGCGCTCTCGCTCGCTGCGGTCGCGCTGCTCATCGCACCGCTCGCCCGCGACGGCTCGTTCCTCGACCCGCTGCTCGGGCAGGGCTCGTGGAAGATCCTCACGCCGTCGCACGCGCTCAAGACGCTCGTGCTGTGGACGACGGGCGCGAACCTGCGCTGGAAGCTCGCCGACGCGCTCGTCGCCGCGCCGCTGCTCGGCGGCCTGCTCGCGGCGGGGCTCCGCTTCGCGCGCGGCGCGCGCTTCGACGACGCCGTGCGCGTCGTGCTCCTCGCGCTCCTGCTCGCGACGTTCGTCGGCATGGATCGCACGTGGCCGTGGTATCTCACCTGGGTGCTGCCCGTCGCCGCGCTCGCCGAGACGGGTGCGCTCGTGCAGGCGGTGGTCGCGCTGCTCGCGGTCGCGCCGCTGCTCTCGCTGCTGTGGCTCGGGACGGGCTGGGAGTCGGGCAACGCGGTCGCCGTCGCGACCTATCTGGCGTGGTTGCCGGCGTTCGCGCTGGTGCGCCGCGGAGGGCTCGTGCGGCCGTGGACTTCTGGCTGACCTACATCGACGAGGACCCGGACCACACGATCGCGGTCGCGAAGGCGGCCGAGGCCGCGGGCTTCCGCGGCATCGCGCTCGCCGACCACGTGAGCGTGCCGGTGCGCTTCGCGTCGCGGCACCCGTCCGGCGGCCCCGCGCCGTTCGACCACCGCACCGACTTCCCCGACCCGCTCGTGACCGCGGCCGCCGTCCTCGCGTCGACGACGCGCCTGCTCGCCATGACGTACGTGTACGTGCTCCCGATGCGCGAGCCGTTCTCGGTCGCGAGCCAGGTCGCGACGCTCGCGCGCCTCTCGGGCGACCGCTTCCGCTTCGGGGTCGGGGCGGGCTGGCTCGAGGAGGAGATCGCGCTGCTCGGTCAGCCGGTGCGGGGGCGCGGCCGGCGCATGGACGAGATGCTCGAGGTGCTGCCGCGGCTGTGGACGGAGGACGCCGTGGCGCATCGCGGCGAGTTCCTCGACTTCGCGCCGACGGGCGTCGCGCCGAAGCCGC
This Myxococcota bacterium DNA region includes the following protein-coding sequences:
- a CDS encoding amidohydrolase family protein, whose amino-acid sequence is MADQRLFSADSHCVITSDQVKQNLASKYHAAWDAGMAKFDRMGEEDRAGGKLELEDFVDLEAARHPGYFDSKARLAAMDADGVQCEVMYSEFDFTSKVYCVGEHWKECATAYNDTLHQFASIDPKRILITYQLPLIDIDYAVAEIHRLAGLGARSIQIPNFPSEIGMPDYHDARYEPLWHAFEDTGIVVANHLTLKRALWDVFRRDPTPQKGIFTALPGFAIAETLQWYILTGILERHPKLRVVFVEPGLFWLPGFIRYLDSRMHHHYVFPGVKELPSTYFRNQMAATFVHEPEGVEQRHEIGVGNLLWSTDFPHPVCNWPNAGAKVRKQFEGVPQDEVRAITWENGARMYGIA
- a CDS encoding MarR family transcriptional regulator, which encodes MTGVSHVIRHLIAVSAALRVAITEGLVERGHRLTPSVTELVPNLPAEGLGMSALAERAGVSVQRAGQLVAQLEADGYVERVADPADGRARRVVYTRRGRKLLTDIDALLDEATDQLVGILGKARYERLLRDLADLDAALADSERGLRMSGR
- a CDS encoding TIGR03619 family F420-dependent LLM class oxidoreductase: MDFWLTYIDEDPDHTIAVAKAAEAAGFRGIALADHVSVPVRFASRHPSGGPAPFDHRTDFPDPLVTAAAVLASTTRLLAMTYVYVLPMREPFSVASQVATLARLSGDRFRFGVGAGWLEEEIALLGQPVRGRGRRMDEMLEVLPRLWTEDAVAHRGEFLDFAPTGVAPKPRARVPIWVGGRSPAALARAARHDGWLGMNYDLDEAFGLLDALARARDARAAAGFAPPPRFETFLIPNAAPSRALYDRLEQRGVTSTAGAAWGYADRAFASLDAKLEAIAAFGRRIIDG